From Microcoleus sp. bin38.metabat.b11b12b14.051:
ACAACCGCTGCACCTATTGCAATTTTCGAGCCGAACCTCTGCAAAGTCCTTGGCTGTCACTTGCAGAAGCCCAAAAACAGCTCAAATTACTCCAAACTCAACGTGTCATTGAAATTCTGATTCTCAGCGGCGAGGTACATCCGCAGAGTCAGCGGCGCAAAGCTTGGTTTCAGCGGATTTACGATTTGTGCGAACTGGCGCTTAGTCTCGGATTTTTGCCGCATACTAATGTGGGGCCGCTCAGTTTTGAGGAGATGGCACAGTTAAAACAGGTGAATGTGTCCATGGGGCTGATGGTAGAACAGCTTTCCCCCGATTTGTTACAAACGGTTCACAAACACGCACCGAGTAAAGTACCGGCGCTGCGGCTGCAACAGTTAGAATGGGCTGGGGAATTGCAGATTCCGTTTACAACTGGTTTGCTGCTGGGAATTGGGGAAACTGAGGCGGATTGGATTGAGACTCTGGAGGCGATCGCCCGGATTCATTCGCGTTACAATCACATTCAAGAAGTTATCTTGCAGCCCCACAGTCCCGGAAACAAGCAAAGCTGGGACGGCGAAGTTTTTGATCCTACAAAAATGCCACAAGTAATTGCGATCGCCCGCAGCATTTTACCATCTGAAATCTCGCTGCAAATTCCGCCGAATTTAGTTGCACAGCCCGAAATATTGCTAGCTTGTTTAGAAGCAGGTGCGAGAGATTTAGGCGGAATTGGGCCGCTGGATGAAGTTAATCCAGATTATCCTCATTTGCAACACCAAACCTTAACACAAATTTTAGCAGCAGCCGGATGGCAACTCGTGCAGCGTTTGCCTGTTTATCCTCACTACGATAACTGGCTGCCGCAGAGGTTGCAAACTGCTGTCAAAGAATGGAGAGTTGCGTGGAATATTGATAAAATATGAATTCTCCCAAGGTTCGTAGTGAGGACTTTAGTCCGCATCCAAATTTGCGGACTAAAGTCCTCACTACGAACCTAAAATAGCATTTTTATGTAAGAATATGTTTGCCGATTATATC
This genomic window contains:
- the cofG gene encoding 7,8-didemethyl-8-hydroxy-5-deazariboflavin synthase subunit CofG; translated protein: MSRTVTYSPAYTLVPTYECYNRCTYCNFRAEPLQSPWLSLAEAQKQLKLLQTQRVIEILILSGEVHPQSQRRKAWFQRIYDLCELALSLGFLPHTNVGPLSFEEMAQLKQVNVSMGLMVEQLSPDLLQTVHKHAPSKVPALRLQQLEWAGELQIPFTTGLLLGIGETEADWIETLEAIARIHSRYNHIQEVILQPHSPGNKQSWDGEVFDPTKMPQVIAIARSILPSEISLQIPPNLVAQPEILLACLEAGARDLGGIGPLDEVNPDYPHLQHQTLTQILAAAGWQLVQRLPVYPHYDNWLPQRLQTAVKEWRVAWNIDKI